In Cytobacillus sp. IB215665, a single window of DNA contains:
- a CDS encoding helix-turn-helix domain-containing protein, producing the protein MKSRKQEIVNSAMKLFARKGYHATSMQEIAVQSGIAKSSLYNYFSSKEELLMTIFKHYYDVLFEKVSMVERNSNLTPKEILIEQISVQLQEAVNYKDFMRLQMREQIIQVNDDIRQYIFRMRSQFLSWYRLRLLEVYGDKIEKHLLDCVTMLNGIQKEYTFNLLVGEAELDVKRMGAFIVRRLDAIVESIMDDEEPLLTKSIFDHEMIGERTAKEHLIDQIIHSIHKMREHIQETTLGETEKERYVSTLLALEEEMNKQELKVVLIESLLFFLKNQHDLLINSEVKKIEKLLEIYL; encoded by the coding sequence TTGAAGAGTAGAAAGCAAGAAATTGTGAATTCAGCAATGAAGTTATTTGCTAGAAAAGGCTATCATGCTACATCTATGCAAGAAATAGCGGTTCAGAGTGGAATTGCAAAAAGCTCATTATACAATTATTTCAGTTCTAAAGAAGAATTGTTAATGACTATTTTTAAGCATTACTATGACGTTCTGTTTGAAAAAGTTTCGATGGTAGAAAGAAACTCAAATCTAACTCCAAAAGAAATACTCATTGAGCAAATTAGTGTGCAGCTCCAAGAAGCAGTGAATTATAAGGATTTTATGCGACTGCAAATGAGAGAACAAATCATTCAAGTCAATGATGACATTCGTCAATATATCTTTCGTATGAGATCGCAATTTTTAAGTTGGTATAGATTGCGTTTACTTGAAGTATATGGTGATAAAATAGAAAAACATTTATTAGATTGTGTAACGATGCTAAATGGAATTCAAAAGGAATATACATTTAATTTACTTGTTGGCGAAGCAGAATTGGATGTCAAGAGGATGGGCGCTTTCATTGTGCGTAGACTTGATGCCATTGTTGAGAGCATTATGGATGATGAAGAGCCCTTATTGACAAAATCTATTTTTGACCATGAAATGATAGGGGAACGGACTGCAAAAGAGCATTTGATAGATCAAATTATTCATAGCATTCATAAGATGAGAGAGCATATACAAGAGACGACACTTGGGGAGACAGAGAAAGAAAGATATGTTTCGACACTCCTTGCACTTGAAGAGGAAATGAACAAGCAAGAGCTTAAAGTGGTGTTAATTGAAAGCCTCTTATTTTTCTTAAAAAACCAGCATGATTTGCTAATCAATAGTGAAGTGAAAAAAATAGAAAAACTTCTTGAGATTTATTTGTAA